A genome region from Myroides fluvii includes the following:
- a CDS encoding START-like domain-containing protein yields MKEKYELEFSINSSPQLLYQYVSDPSGLSEWFADNVNSRGEVYSFIWGDSEEKARVVTRKTDERVRYRWLDEDGDDTEYYFEIKIIRDELTKDVTIVVTDFAEADEINESKQLWENQIMDLKQVLGSA; encoded by the coding sequence ATTAGAATTTTCAATAAATTCATCACCTCAATTGTTATATCAATACGTGTCAGATCCCTCAGGATTAAGTGAGTGGTTTGCTGACAATGTTAACTCAAGAGGAGAGGTTTATTCTTTTATATGGGGGGATTCGGAAGAAAAAGCAAGAGTAGTTACAAGAAAAACAGACGAAAGAGTACGTTACAGATGGTTAGATGAAGATGGAGATGACACGGAATATTACTTTGAAATAAAAATAATACGCGATGAACTGACAAAAGATGTGACAATCGTTGTAACTGATTTTGCAGAAGCAGACGAAATAAATGAATCAAAACAATTGTGGGAAAATCAAATCATGGATTTAAAACAAGTGTTGGGTTCTGCCTAA